From Cecembia calidifontis, one genomic window encodes:
- a CDS encoding amidohydrolase family protein: MTGQASNLFPGIIDGQVHFREPGLTHKGDLYTESKAAIAGGVTSFIDMPNTLPNVLTIDILNEKYQIASKKSLANFGFLLGVNGDNLDEIIKLETSKLLGVSDDGLYFTKKGNLLADNPETMEKLFANCKSIIAIHSEKEQIVEENENIYREKYGENVPIEFHPIIRSEKLVMKQPKEQLT; encoded by the coding sequence TTGACGGGACAGGCAAGTAATTTATTTCCAGGTATTATAGACGGACAAGTTCATTTTCGTGAGCCTGGACTAACACACAAAGGCGACCTTTACACAGAAAGTAAAGCCGCTATTGCTGGTGGCGTGACTTCATTTATTGATATGCCAAATACGTTACCGAATGTATTAACCATTGACATCTTAAATGAAAAATATCAAATAGCATCTAAAAAATCTTTGGCCAATTTTGGCTTCCTTTTAGGTGTAAATGGAGACAACCTTGATGAAATAATTAAGCTCGAGACATCAAAACTGTTAGGCGTTTCAGATGACGGACTTTACTTTACAAAAAAAGGCAACCTACTTGCTGATAATCCAGAAACAATGGAAAAACTGTTTGCGAACTGCAAATCCATTATTGCCATTCATTCTGAAAAAGAACAAATAGTTGAAGAGAACGAAAACATATATCGTGAAAAATATGGAGAAAATGTGCCTATTGAATTTCATCCAATTATTAGAAGCGAAAAGCTTGTTATGAAGCAACCAAAAGAGCAATTGACATAG
- a CDS encoding amidohydrolase family protein: MLDDRIDIVTTDHAPHTLDEKQKSYFQSMSGAPIIQHSLNIMLEFFKQGLISLEKIAEKMCHNPAILYGIENRGFIREGYYADLTIVDLNSSWTVDKNNIYLNAVGHH, from the coding sequence TTGTTAGACGATAGAATAGACATCGTAACTACAGACCACGCACCCCATACATTAGACGAAAAACAAAAATCATATTTTCAATCAATGTCGGGTGCACCGATAATTCAGCATTCATTGAATATTATGTTAGAGTTTTTCAAACAAGGACTAATATCATTGGAAAAAATTGCCGAAAAAATGTGTCATAATCCAGCGATACTTTACGGCATTGAAAACCGAGGTTTCATACGAGAAGGTTACTATGCAGACCTCACTATTGTTGACTTAAATTCAAGCTGGACAGTTGACAAGAATAACATTTATCTAAATGCGGTTGGTCACCATTAG
- a CDS encoding Hsp20/alpha crystallin family protein: protein MAAPGMEKADFKINLENNVLTISSEKQEEQKEEQDKYTRREFAYRAFQRSFTLPDSADSEKIEAKYENGVLQVNIPKKEEAKPQPPKLIEIS from the coding sequence ATGGCAGCACCAGGTATGGAAAAAGCCGATTTCAAAATTAATTTGGAAAATAATGTACTGACTATTTCTTCTGAAAAGCAAGAAGAGCAAAAAGAAGAACAAGATAAGTACACTCGTAGAGAATTTGCTTATCGTGCTTTCCAACGTTCTTTCACCTTGCCTGATAGTGCAGATAGTGAAAAAATCGAAGCCAAGTACGAAAACGGTGTGTTGCAAGTGAATATTCCTAAGAAAGAGGAAGCGAAACCGCAACCACCTAAGCTAATTGAAATTTCATAA
- a CDS encoding Hsp20/alpha crystallin family protein — protein MDLVKWTKNIKPKFPKVVENFFGKIMGQGSAEHEEVATLPSVNISDENKAFEVAVAVPGLDKKDIKVEVQDGYLKISSEKQYEKEEKDKNWMRREFGYASFQRVFQLPQGADPEQVQAKMENGVLNIRLGKKAGYEKLTRVIEVK, from the coding sequence ATGGACTTAGTTAAATGGACAAAAAATATAAAACCAAAATTCCCCAAGGTTGTGGAGAATTTCTTTGGTAAGATTATGGGTCAAGGTAGTGCTGAACACGAAGAAGTGGCGACCTTACCTTCGGTAAACATCAGTGATGAAAACAAGGCTTTTGAAGTGGCAGTAGCTGTTCCCGGACTTGACAAAAAAGATATTAAAGTTGAAGTTCAAGACGGGTACCTAAAAATTTCATCGGAAAAACAGTACGAAAAAGAGGAAAAAGATAAGAACTGGATGCGTAGAGAATTTGGCTATGCCAGTTTCCAGCGAGTTTTTCAACTTCCGCAGGGTGCTGACCCTGAGCAAGTACAGGCAAAAATGGAAAACGGAGTGTTGAATATCCGTTTGGGCAAAAAGGCGGGTTACGAAAAATTGACCAGAGTCATTGAGGTGAAGTAA
- a CDS encoding Do family serine endopeptidase, translating to MKNYGVSALIALVVSLGVFFAVPQFTDFGKSVKIEHVSGTPAQGALYTADENGNMIPVDFTQLAEKAMDAVVHIKSTQIQQYTNSNNSYQYRELPDPFKEFFGGDDFFEQFFGPRRYYQTPQPREPQARVGTGSGVIINSEGYIVTNNHVIANADDIEVTLHDNRTFKATVVGTDPSTDLALLQIKASGLSTLPLVNSDDVKVGEWVLAVGNPFNLNSTVTAGIVSAKSRNINILREQFAVESFIQTDAAINPGNSGGALINLSGGLIGINTAIASPTGAYAGYGFAVPSNIVNKVVEDLLKYGIVQRGFLGITIRGVDATLIKEKELEVETGVYVDSVGQNSAAKEAGIKEGDVIVEIDGKKVNTTSELQEVVASHRPGDKLEVKVNRKGKEVVSQVVLRNREGETNFLDKARTTIFNNLGAQFEDLDKKTAKKLNIDGGVKVSKLFAGKLKRNTAIKEGFIITKIDGRVIKSVDDLETALKDKKGGVLIEGVYEDLPGTHYYALGL from the coding sequence ATGAAAAACTATGGAGTTTCTGCATTGATAGCCTTAGTCGTTTCTTTGGGGGTGTTCTTTGCTGTTCCTCAATTTACTGACTTTGGCAAAAGTGTTAAAATAGAACACGTTTCGGGCACCCCTGCTCAAGGTGCGCTTTATACTGCCGATGAAAACGGCAATATGATACCGGTAGATTTTACACAATTGGCAGAGAAAGCAATGGATGCTGTGGTACATATTAAATCAACCCAAATACAGCAATATACCAATAGCAATAATTCTTACCAGTACCGTGAACTGCCAGACCCATTTAAAGAGTTTTTCGGTGGAGATGATTTTTTTGAGCAATTCTTTGGCCCACGCAGATATTACCAAACTCCACAACCGAGAGAGCCACAGGCAAGGGTAGGTACTGGTTCAGGCGTAATTATCAATAGTGAAGGCTATATTGTTACTAACAACCACGTAATTGCCAATGCTGACGATATTGAAGTTACGCTTCACGATAACCGCACCTTCAAGGCTACTGTGGTAGGTACTGACCCTTCCACAGACCTTGCCTTGCTTCAAATAAAAGCCAGCGGATTAAGTACCTTGCCGTTGGTCAATTCTGATGATGTGAAAGTAGGAGAGTGGGTACTTGCTGTGGGTAACCCCTTTAACCTTAACTCTACCGTAACAGCGGGCATTGTTAGTGCAAAATCACGTAATATCAATATTTTACGGGAGCAGTTTGCCGTAGAATCGTTTATTCAAACCGATGCGGCTATCAACCCGGGTAATAGCGGAGGTGCTTTGATTAACCTGAGTGGAGGATTGATTGGTATCAATACTGCTATTGCCAGTCCAACAGGTGCTTATGCGGGTTATGGCTTTGCTGTGCCTTCCAACATCGTAAACAAAGTAGTAGAAGACTTATTAAAGTACGGAATAGTACAACGTGGTTTCTTAGGGATTACTATTCGTGGGGTAGATGCTACGTTAATAAAAGAGAAAGAGTTGGAGGTAGAAACTGGTGTATATGTGGACAGTGTGGGTCAAAATAGTGCCGCCAAAGAAGCAGGCATTAAAGAGGGCGATGTAATTGTGGAAATTGACGGTAAGAAAGTAAATACTACCTCTGAACTACAAGAAGTGGTGGCAAGCCATCGACCTGGCGATAAATTAGAGGTAAAAGTGAACCGCAAGGGGAAAGAAGTGGTGAGTCAGGTAGTGTTACGCAATCGTGAAGGTGAAACGAACTTCCTCGACAAAGCCCGAACCACTATATTTAACAATTTAGGCGCACAATTTGAAGATCTGGACAAGAAAACCGCCAAAAAACTCAACATTGACGGAGGAGTAAAAGTAAGTAAGCTTTTTGCTGGCAAGCTCAAACGCAACACAGCCATCAAAGAAGGTTTTATCATCACTAAAATAGATGGTCGGGTCATCAAGTCGGTCGATGATTTGGAAACAGCACTAAAGGATAAGAAAGGCGGTGTACTGATTGAAGGAGTTTATGAAGATTTGCCAGGTACCCACTATTATGCACTTGGGTTATAA
- a CDS encoding amidohydrolase family protein, translated as MARPETDRQFTMTEKTLIKNISIVNEGQITVADLFIENGLIHSIGQLIDHKNVKIVDGTGKYLFPGIIDGQVHFREPGLTHKGDLYTESKAAIAGGVTSFIDMPNTLPNVLTIDILNEKYQIASKKSLANFGFLLGVNGDNLDEIIKLETSKLLGVSDDGLYFTKKGNLLADNPETMEKLFANCKSIIAIHSEKEQIVEENENIYREKYGENVPIEFHPIIRSEKACYEATKRAIDIANKLKARLHILHLTTEAETHLFRNDIPLKEKM; from the coding sequence ATGGCAAGACCCGAAACAGACAGACAATTTACAATGACAGAAAAAACTCTAATCAAAAATATAAGCATAGTAAATGAGGGACAAATAACCGTTGCTGACCTATTTATTGAGAATGGTTTAATTCATTCAATCGGACAACTAATCGACCACAAAAATGTAAAAATAGTTGACGGGACAGGCAAGTATTTATTTCCAGGTATTATAGACGGACAAGTTCATTTTCGTGAGCCTGGACTAACACACAAAGGCGACCTTTACACAGAAAGTAAAGCCGCTATTGCTGGTGGCGTGACTTCATTTATTGATATGCCAAATACGTTACCGAATGTATTAACCATTGACATCTTAAATGAAAAATATCAAATAGCATCTAAAAAATCTTTGGCCAATTTTGGCTTCCTTTTAGGTGTAAATGGAGACAACCTTGATGAAATAATTAAGCTCGAGACATCAAAACTGTTAGGCGTTTCAGATGACGGACTTTACTTTACAAAAAAAGGCAACCTACTTGCTGATAATCCAGAAACAATGGAAAAACTGTTTGCGAACTGCAAATCCATTATTGCCATTCATTCTGAAAAAGAACAAATAGTTGAAGAGAACGAAAACATATATCGTGAAAAATATGGAGAAAATGTGCCTATTGAATTTCATCCAATTATTAGAAGCGAAAAAGCTTGTTATGAAGCAACCAAAAGAGCAATTGACATAGCTAACAAACTTAAAGCTCGACTTCACATTCTGCACCTGACGACTGAAGCAGAAACACATTTATTTAGAAATGACATTCCTCTAAAAGAGAAAATGTAA
- a CDS encoding amidohydrolase family protein yields the protein MCHNPAILYGIENRGFIREGYYADLTIVDLNSSWTVDKNNILSKCGLVTIRRNNFSNQSDPYICKW from the coding sequence ATGTGTCATAATCCAGCGATACTTTACGGCATTGAAAACCGAGGTTTCATACGAGAAGGTTACTATGCAGACCTCACTATTGTTGACTTAAATTCAAGCTGGACAGTTGACAAGAATAACATTTTATCTAAATGCGGGTTGGTCACCATTAGAAGGAACAACTTTTCAAACCAAAGTGACCCATACATTTGTAAATGGTAA
- a CDS encoding DUF6671 family protein codes for MKANNCDLGIASEGSFGPHPSMFL; via the coding sequence ATGAAAGCAAACAACTGTGATTTAGGAATTGCAAGTGAGGGTTCATTTGGCCCACACCCATCTATGTTTTTATAA
- a CDS encoding dihydroorotase, protein MARPETDRQFTMTEKTLIKNISIVNEGQITVADLFIENGLIHSIGQLIDHKNVKIVDGTGKYLFPGIIDGQVHFREPGLTHKGDLYTESKAAIAGGVTSFIDMPNTLPNVLTIDILNEKYQIASKKSLANFGFLLGVNGDNLDEIIKLETSKLLGVSDDGLYFTKKGNLLADNPETMEKLFANCKSIIAIHSEKEQIVEENENIYREKYGENVPIEFHPIIRSEKACYEATKRAIDIANKLKARLHILHLTTEAETHLFRNDIPLKEKNVTTEVSVHHLWFSDKDYKRLGTLIKWNPAIKTEKDKKGLLKALLDDRIDIVTTDHAPHTLDEKQKSYFQSMSGAPIIQHSLNIMLEFFKQGLISLEKIAEKMCHNPAILYGIENRGFIREGYYADLTIVDLNSSWTVDKNNILSKCGWSPLEGTTFQTKVTHTFVNGNLTYDKGNFDETKRGLSLSKSN, encoded by the coding sequence ATGGCAAGACCCGAAACAGACAGACAATTTACAATGACAGAAAAAACTCTAATCAAAAATATAAGCATAGTAAATGAGGGACAAATAACCGTTGCTGACCTATTTATTGAGAATGGTTTAATTCATTCAATCGGACAACTAATCGACCACAAAAATGTAAAAATAGTTGACGGGACAGGCAAGTATTTATTTCCAGGTATTATAGACGGACAAGTTCATTTTCGTGAGCCTGGACTAACACACAAAGGCGACCTTTACACAGAAAGTAAAGCCGCTATTGCTGGTGGCGTGACTTCATTTATTGATATGCCAAATACGTTACCGAATGTATTAACCATTGACATCTTAAATGAAAAATATCAAATAGCATCTAAAAAATCTTTGGCCAATTTTGGCTTCCTTTTAGGTGTAAATGGAGACAACCTTGATGAAATAATTAAGCTCGAGACATCAAAACTGTTAGGCGTTTCAGATGACGGACTTTACTTTACAAAAAAAGGCAACCTACTTGCTGATAATCCAGAAACAATGGAAAAACTGTTTGCGAACTGCAAATCCATTATTGCCATTCATTCTGAAAAAGAACAAATAGTTGAAGAGAACGAAAACATATATCGTGAAAAATATGGAGAAAATGTGCCTATTGAATTTCATCCAATTATTAGAAGCGAAAAAGCTTGTTATGAAGCAACCAAAAGAGCAATTGACATAGCTAACAAACTTAAAGCTCGACTTCACATTCTGCACCTGACGACTGAAGCAGAAACACATTTATTTAGAAATGACATTCCTCTAAAAGAGAAAAATGTAACAACCGAAGTTTCGGTTCATCATTTGTGGTTTTCTGACAAAGACTACAAGCGTTTGGGAACTTTAATAAAATGGAACCCAGCGATAAAAACTGAAAAGGACAAAAAAGGACTTTTAAAAGCTTTGTTAGACGATAGAATAGACATCGTAACTACAGACCACGCACCCCATACATTAGACGAAAAACAAAAATCATATTTTCAATCAATGTCGGGTGCACCGATAATTCAGCATTCATTGAATATTATGTTAGAGTTTTTCAAACAAGGACTAATATCATTGGAAAAAATTGCCGAAAAAATGTGTCATAATCCAGCGATACTTTACGGCATTGAAAACCGAGGTTTCATACGAGAAGGTTACTATGCAGACCTCACTATTGTTGACTTAAATTCAAGCTGGACAGTTGACAAGAATAACATTTTATCTAAATGCGGTTGGTCACCATTAGAAGGAACAACTTTTCAAACCAAAGTGACCCATACATTTGTAAATGGTAATTTAACTTATGACAAGGGGAATTTTGACGAAACGAAAAGAGGATTATCACTATCAAAATCAAATTAA
- a CDS encoding DUF6671 family protein has product MFQNRKIIIATKHHKEQVIAPILEKELGVNCFTDETFDTDALGTFTGEVERELDPISTAREKCLRAMKANNCDLGIASEGSFGPHPSMFFISADDEFLIFIDTKNNIEVIARELSTSTNFNGRQIQTQKELFEFAEQVGFPAHGLILRKSKDENTDIYKGITESEILQKSFNYFFSKYNSVYAETDMRAMYNPTRMSVIEQATQKLVQKIKSTCPQCQTPGFGITDAKKGLECSLCSSPTNSTLSYIYVCQQCKFTKEEMYPNKKTTEDPTYCDCCNP; this is encoded by the coding sequence ATGTTTCAAAACAGAAAAATAATCATCGCAACCAAGCACCACAAAGAGCAAGTGATTGCACCTATTCTCGAAAAAGAATTGGGTGTAAATTGCTTTACAGATGAAACTTTTGATACGGATGCTTTGGGAACATTTACAGGTGAAGTAGAGAGAGAACTTGACCCAATTTCAACGGCAAGAGAAAAATGTCTGCGGGCAATGAAAGCAAACAACTGTGATTTAGGAATTGCAAGTGAGGGTTCATTTGGCCCACACCCATCTATGTTTTTTATAAGTGCTGACGATGAATTTTTAATTTTTATTGACACAAAAAATAACATAGAAGTAATCGCTCGAGAATTAAGCACTTCAACTAATTTTAATGGTAGACAAATCCAAACTCAAAAAGAACTTTTTGAGTTTGCAGAACAGGTTGGTTTTCCAGCACACGGTTTAATTCTTAGAAAATCAAAAGATGAAAATACGGATATTTATAAAGGGATAACCGAAAGTGAAATTTTGCAGAAATCATTTAACTATTTTTTCTCGAAATACAATTCAGTTTATGCAGAAACGGATATGAGAGCTATGTATAACCCTACACGAATGAGTGTGATTGAACAAGCAACACAAAAACTGGTGCAAAAAATTAAATCAACTTGCCCTCAATGTCAAACACCGGGTTTTGGAATAACAGATGCTAAAAAGGGTCTTGAATGTAGCTTATGTAGTTCACCGACAAACTCAACACTAAGCTATATTTATGTCTGCCAACAGTGCAAATTCACAAAAGAAGAAATGTATCCAAATAAAAAAACAACCGAAGACCCAACGTATTGCGACTGTTGTAATCCATAA
- a CDS encoding IS256 family transposase, translated as MKKEDLLNDDFLKQFRTAGELNSFLQQLQKRAVEKMLEGELDAHLGYEKHQNSDNPNSRNGYSTKTIKNTFGEAEIRVPRDRDGSFEPALVPKRRSMAEGVENVIISMYAKGMSNQDIEEQIRELYDINVSSSTISRVTGAVAEDIVAWRNRPLDPVYLIVWMDGISFKVRENSKVVNKTVYIAVGLRTNGLKEILGLWLGKNESSAFWMGVLTDLKARGVEDILITATDNLNGFTDTIKASFPQSVTQICVVHQIRNACRYVAWKDRRAFTRDMKEIYTAPTKDAAWAALNDFAKKWESKYAYAIKSWRDNWDELTVFFDYPAEIRKIIYTTNLIENLNGKIRKYTKNKLSFPTDDAVMKSVFLAAREASKKWTMPIRDWGAILNSFLLIFGDRVRLLDT; from the coding sequence ATGAAAAAAGAAGATCTCCTAAATGATGACTTCCTCAAGCAGTTCAGGACTGCCGGGGAGCTTAATTCCTTCCTTCAACAGCTTCAGAAAAGAGCCGTTGAGAAAATGCTTGAAGGCGAGCTGGATGCCCATCTTGGCTATGAAAAGCATCAGAATTCCGATAATCCCAATTCAAGGAACGGCTATTCCACCAAAACAATAAAAAACACATTTGGGGAAGCTGAAATCAGAGTCCCAAGAGACAGGGACGGCAGCTTTGAGCCTGCCCTTGTGCCCAAACGCAGAAGCATGGCGGAGGGCGTTGAAAACGTGATCATTTCCATGTATGCCAAGGGAATGTCAAACCAGGACATCGAAGAACAGATCCGGGAGCTTTATGACATCAATGTTTCCTCCTCCACCATCTCAAGGGTTACCGGTGCCGTAGCGGAGGATATTGTTGCATGGAGAAACAGGCCGCTTGACCCTGTATACCTGATCGTTTGGATGGATGGTATATCCTTCAAAGTCAGGGAGAACTCCAAAGTGGTCAACAAGACCGTTTATATTGCCGTTGGCCTCAGAACTAACGGCCTTAAAGAGATCCTAGGCCTTTGGCTTGGCAAGAATGAATCTTCGGCTTTCTGGATGGGGGTACTCACCGACCTGAAAGCCAGAGGGGTTGAAGATATTCTCATAACGGCAACTGACAACCTGAACGGGTTTACTGATACGATAAAAGCTTCATTCCCCCAATCAGTCACTCAGATATGTGTCGTCCACCAGATCAGAAACGCATGTAGATATGTCGCATGGAAAGACCGCAGGGCGTTTACAAGGGATATGAAGGAAATTTATACCGCCCCTACAAAAGATGCTGCTTGGGCTGCCCTGAACGATTTTGCCAAAAAATGGGAATCCAAATACGCTTATGCCATCAAAAGCTGGAGGGACAACTGGGATGAACTCACCGTTTTCTTCGATTACCCGGCTGAAATCCGTAAAATCATCTATACCACCAACCTGATTGAAAATCTCAATGGAAAGATCAGAAAATACACCAAAAACAAGCTCTCTTTCCCGACAGATGATGCCGTAATGAAGTCTGTTTTCCTGGCTGCAAGAGAAGCATCGAAAAAATGGACTATGCCTATCAGAGACTGGGGAGCTATTCTTAACAGTTTCCTGCTTATATTTGGTGATAGGGTCAGGCTTCTTGATACCTGA